One Gossypium hirsutum isolate 1008001.06 chromosome A11, Gossypium_hirsutum_v2.1, whole genome shotgun sequence genomic window carries:
- the LOC107960109 gene encoding DELLA protein 2-like, with translation MASSSSFSSADAALEILVSCAHEIEDGNLKTADSFLHQIWNTAAVELDLISKLVRYFAKALVRRAYGLHPPYYTYSNLQIPHPLYYYYYYSMFDINEMVGEAIESATTGKKGFNLIDFHIQHLYRRGYLFKTLLNRSSDPLSVQLKKEDLRVVYANSLGEVDESMLDLRRTNDDEALVVYYNFKFHTLLAEAEAMRKELIKLRQINPEIVIMQEQYANDNDGNFIKRLEYSF, from the exons atggCCTCTTCGTCTTCTTTTTCTTCTGCTGATGCTGCTTTGGAGATCTTAGTATCGTGTGCTCATGAAATTGAAGATGGGAATTTGAAAACTGCCGATTCATTCCTGCACCAGATCTGGAACACTGCTGCTGTAGAACTTGACCTCATAAGCAAACTCGTGAGATACTTTGCTAAAGCTCTAGTTCGACGAGCTTACGGTCTGCATCCTCCTTATTATACCTATTCGAATCTGCAAATACCTCATCCActgtattactattattactacTCAATGTTTGATATTAATGAAATGGTGGGAGAAGCTATCGAAAGTGCCACGACAGGAAAGAAGGGATTTAATCTTATTGATTTCCACATTCAGCATCTGTACAGAAGGGGATACTTGTTCAAGACACTATTGAATCGCTCTAGCGATCCCTTGTCGGTCC AGTTGAAGAAGGAAGATCTGAGAGTTGTTTACGCTAATAGTTTGGGAGAAGTGGATGAATCTATGTTGGATTTGAGAAGAACAAACGATGATGAGGCTTTGGTGGTTTATTATAACTTCAAATTTCATACACTGTTGGCAGAGGCAGAAGCAATGAGGAAAGAATTGATTAAATTGAGGCAGATAAATCCAGAAATTGTGATCATGCAAGAACAATATGCTAACGATAACGACGGGAATTTCATCAAACGCTTGGAGTACTCTTTTTGA